TGGCCGTCGGGGTGGCGCTAAAGGGGTTGTCCAACCCGATGGGTGGCGTCCAAGTGTAAGTGACCCCCGGCTCTGTGATGGTGTTGAGTTGTCTGCCCGGCCCGCCGAGGCAAATGACAGGGTTGAATGGCAAATTGAGCGCGGGAAGCGGCAGCACTTGAACGGTAATGCTCGCTCCAGAGGGACAATCAGCCTCGGGCGTAGTCAAGTTGTAGGTTGTGGTGGCGCTGGGCGATGCAACAGGGTTGGGGCATTCGGAACAAGACAATGAGGGGGGCATGTCCTGCCATTCCAACTTGGTGTTGGGCGGGTCCACGGTCACGAGGATTTGTGAGGTTTCACCGGGACAAATTTCGGGCGGAGTGGCCACGATGGTGAGCATCGGCGGCACCCCCACCGGCACTTCAATGAAGGAGATGTCGGTGCAACCGCGATTGACGACGACGCGCTCGAAAACGTGGGTCACGGTGGCTGTGATAACCATGTTCCACAAATCAACGGGCGTTTCCTGACCGCCAAAAGGCAACCAGTTGATTTGAATATCTGGAAAATTAGCGGGTTCATAAGTAGGCGAAGCCAGAATCACCGTGTCGCCGGGGCAATAAATTTCCTTGTCTTCAATCCGAACAATCGTTTGGTCGGGCAACGAATCCACTCGTATGCGAACGGAGTCGCGCACCAAGCAGCCACCCACCACATAAGTGGCAACAATGGTGATGGTCTCATCGGTCGTCACCACGGTATTGGGGCCAGTGGTGTTGCTCAGGTAAAACGGCGGCGACCACTGCACGGATTGGGCATCGCCAGGGTTGACGACTGCGGTGAGTTGCACGGTGTCGCCGAGGCAAATCTCCCGATATTCAGCCCCCAAAATATCCACGTCGGCGGGAATGACGGTGACGGCGACGGTGCCTGTTTGTGAGCAGTAGGCATTCGCGCTTGTGGCGGTGAGCGTGTAGGTTGTGGTCGCGTCGGGTGTAGCAACTGGTCCTGAACTGTTCGCGTCGTTCAGGCCTGTGGGCGGTGTCCATTCGTACTTGGTGGTGCCGCTCAGTATTTCACCCAACGACACCGAGTAATTCTGACAAATTGTGGTGTCGGTCTGCAATTTTGGAAAAAACAAGGTATCCACATTGATGGTGATTTGGTCGCTTGCCGAACAACCTGCAATCGTGACGGTTGCAGTGTAAGTGGTGGTGACAGAGGGCGTGGCGGTCGGGGTCGGGCTTGTTGGGTCGTCCAGTCCGACAGCGGGAGCCCATACGAGGCCGGTATTCCCGACATTGTTGTTGGCTTGCAAAAACACGGGTGTTCCTTGGCACACGTTGGTGTCGCTCAAAGCGACAATTTCGATGGCAGGGTCCACGATTTTTACAAAAGCAGAATCCGTGTCAGTGCAAACCCCCAAAGTGCCCGTTACCGACAACCAAAAATCTTGCGTCGGCATGGTCGTGGGATTTGGGATGAATGGGTTGCTCACCGCGCCGGGCGGCGACCAAAAATAATCCACTGCGCCTTCGGCCTCCAATTGGAGAGTGGCGCCAGCGCACACAAAGAGGGTGTCGCCACCCACCACGCTCACCTCCGCTTGGTCTCTCAATTCGATGACGATGTTTTGCAAAAGCACGGTGCCGCATCCAAAATCGTTGGAAAGTTGGATGATGATGGTTTCTGTGCCCTCTATCAAAGCATCGGGTATGGGGGTTATGTTGAACGAAATATTGGTCTGGCCCGGCTGGAAGGTTATGATATTGGGTATGTTGGTCGTGTAATCAACGTCGCGAGTGGCCGAGCCACTTATCGTGACCGTGTAATTGGATACCTGCGGGAGCGGGTTTGGTATCGTGAAAATGACCGTGTTGGGGATTCCTTCCAGACAGTTTTCGGTCAGATAATTAATGTTGCCAGCAAATTGAACCGTAATGTCCGGGGTGCCTGCCTTGATTTCGGAAACAAACACACCCGAATCGAACGCGGCATCTCCCCTGTCGGCAATCGCCAATTTGAGTCGGTAAGTGTTGCAGGGAACCACATTGGAACGCGCCGTGAGGCTTTTTTTCTTTCCCAAAGAGTCGGCTGTCAAGCCGTCGTACTGAATCACTTGGGCCAATGTCTGGTTGCCCTCGTTGTTGCGGTAGTATTGCCAATTGTTCAGGTTGTTCACGCTGTTGATTTGCACAGGCGTGTTGGAGTTAGGCAAAATAGCGATGTTCTTGGCCCCTCCCAAGCCTGGGTCGCCCGCGATGCCCGGCCCAGAAATCAAGAATGCGAATATGTCGTTGAAATT
This genomic interval from Saprospiraceae bacterium contains the following:
- a CDS encoding choice-of-anchor L domain-containing protein codes for the protein MKKVFLLIAALGMASAMSAQTPVNDDCAGLIDLGFAPNCTPDVYTNVGATPTNIGNDNLPSCFNSGVAQRDVWFMFTCPDTLFDFRITLTGVGNTPITNPEFAVYRGDCEFDGLAELLCRKATLGETSLFLDVTGLTPGAQYFIRVSDYSLTATPSSGEFTLCVDKIPPIVTIDQGSSSLCSGTLYDSGGPDGDYGPNEDHTFVICPNQPAPCITFTLEYFNIEDGFFGDVLSFYDGDNTNGQPITQINGPGFFDPAGGGGVCFQVQATSGCLTVQFISNANVQFEGWKGTWECSSSPCPPQEMLSVNNNVTPAQIADAVATPLTTVTVAGINCPSGGYGTFSFPTDNNTLGLGKGLLLTSGSTQVAIGPNLQTGAGVLHNSPGDANLDYLSQQQGNGQPSFDACIVELDVFAGTDELVFEYIFGSEEYPEYVNSNFNDIFAFLISGPGIAGDPGLGGAKNIAILPNSNTPVQINSVNNLNNWQYYRNNEGNQTLAQVIQYDGLTADSLGKKKSLTARSNVVPCNTYRLKLAIADRGDAAFDSGVFVSEIKAGTPDITVQFAGNINYLTENCLEGIPNTVIFTIPNPLPQVSNYTVTISGSATRDVDYTTNIPNIITFQPGQTNISFNITPIPDALIEGTETIIIQLSNDFGCGTVLLQNIVIELRDQAEVSVVGGDTLFVCAGATLQLEAEGAVDYFWSPPGAVSNPFIPNPTTMPTQDFWLSVTGTLGVCTDTDSAFVKIVDPAIEIVALSDTNVCQGTPVFLQANNNVGNTGLVWAPAVGLDDPTSPTPTATPSVTTTYTATVTIAGCSASDQITINVDTLFFPKLQTDTTICQNYSVSLGEILSGTTKYEWTPPTGLNDANSSGPVATPDATTTYTLTATSANAYCSQTGTVAVTVIPADVDILGAEYREICLGDTVQLTAVVNPGDAQSVQWSPPFYLSNTTGPNTVVTTDETITIVATYVVGGCLVRDSVRIRVDSLPDQTIVRIEDKEIYCPGDTVILASPTYEPANFPDIQINWLPFGGQETPVDLWNMVITATVTHVFERVVVNRGCTDISFIEVPVGVPPMLTIVATPPEICPGETSQILVTVDPPNTKLEWQDMPPSLSCSECPNPVASPSATTTYNLTTPEADCPSGASITVQVLPLPALNLPFNPVICLGGPGRQLNTITEPGVTYTWTPPIGLDNPFSATPTANPTVTTTYNVLAEGPRCVAQGMVTVTVASATVDAGPDRTICFAEGTTLTATVNGTPGNITWQPGGQTGPTFNVNPPATTTYTATLIYGADCVASDEVTVTVIPSVTISPIMAEPDPSDTLCIGVPITLQVEVTPTDATIAWLQNGTILTGITGDSVTFVPQVVEGSSTFSARATNPNGCSANSAEVTYDFKRCIAVPNAFTPGNGDNVNDFFGPLLFGSNTEVRTFQVFNRWGTKVFESTPNQPRWDGRHNGKDAPSDVYVYYIVLRYANGDEEKIKGDVTLLR